The Henckelia pumila isolate YLH828 chromosome 2, ASM3356847v2, whole genome shotgun sequence genome includes a window with the following:
- the LOC140877474 gene encoding uncharacterized protein, producing the protein MNCPNARNIPGRVYVMQAEEADPDTSLITGKILVRGNATYALLDSGATHSFISQEFVRRVGIIPEDAVTGYDVTLPSGEILTTSSVLNGVELELQGNMIRADLVVLPMSGFDVILGMDWLSVNGASIDFRRRSVSVNPSGGDFFIFLAAQSSGASHVISYVRAKMLLRKGCQGFLASLVVAADEPSSKSIADVEIVCEFPDVFPDDVVGIPPVREVKFSIELMPSTVPISKAPYHLAPTEMKELRDQIQELLEKGFIRSSVSPWGAPKNAKYVWSQECQRSFDQLKEALTSAPVLAVPMDLEEFVVYTDASKMGLGTVLMQNDKVIAYASRQLKTHEKNYPTHDLELAAVVFALKI; encoded by the exons ATGAACTGCCCTAATGCGAGGAACATCCCGGGGCGTGTATAtgtcatgcaggcagaggaggctgaCCCAGACACGTCTTTGATCACGG GGAAGATCCTCGTTAGAGGTAATGCTACGTATGCGTTGCTAGACTCAGGAGCTACACATTCGTTTATCTCTCAAGAATTTGttaggcgggtaggcatcataCCTGAGGATGCTGTTACGGGCTATGATGTTACCTTGCCATCTGGCGAGATTCTTACTACCTCTAGTGTACTTAATGGTGttgagttggagcttcaggggaaTATGATTAGAGCCGATCTAGTGGTTCTACCGATGTCAGGATTTGATGTCATTCTTGGCATGGATTGgttatcagttaatggagcttcgatagATTTTCGGAGGCGATCAGTTTCAGTGAATCCGTCAGGCGGAGATTTTTTCATATTCCTTGCAGCTCAAAGCAGTGGTGCTTCGCATGTCATATCTTATGTGCGTGCAAAGATGTTATTGCGCAAGGGTTGTCAGGGCTTCCTTGCAAGTTTAGTAGTTGCAGCGGATGAGCCGTCTTCTAAATCTATTGCAGATGTTGAGATCGTTTGTgagtttccggatgtctttccagaTGATGTAGTAGGAATTCCACCAGTCAGAGAGGTGAAGTTCAGTATTGAGCTGATGCCgagtactgtgcctatctctaaggcaccgtatcatCTTGCTCCcactgagatgaaagagttgcgGGATCAGATACAAGAGCttttggagaagggctttatcCGCTCTAGtgtgtcaccttggggtgcgccg aagaatgccaaGTATGTTTGGAGCCAAgagtgtcagaggagctttgatcagcttaAGGAGGCACTTACTTCTGCACCAGTGTTGGCAGTGCCAATGGATCTTGAGGAGTTTGTGGTGTATACAGATGCGTCTAAGATGGGCTTAGGCACTGTTCTTATGCAGAATGATAAGGTGATtgcttatgcatcgagacagttgAAAACTCATGAgaagaactatccgacgcatgacttagAGCTTGCAGCTGTTGTGTTTGCGCTCAAGATATAG